DNA from Pseudomonadota bacterium:
AATTGGACAATGGCCTTGGACGCCAAGATTCTTAAATAAACAGCTAACTATCTTAAATATTAACAGCTTAAGAACCTTGGCTGGCGTTACGGGAAAACTACTACTAATTATCCCCGTGAACGATCTCGGTGCCTCCCACTTTTGTGCAAGCAGGAGAAAACGCAGGCAATTTTTATGGGTTGCAGACAAAGGAACCATACTATTCATAGCGCGTATCATCCGTGTTGGTAGCAAAATGAGTAGATTTCTTTTCAGCTTCTTCCTGCAAGCAAGCAACAGGAGCTAAGGGTGAGTGTAACCAGGTGACAAATCCAGGCCCCTTTCTGGTAATGATCACTTCGCTGACATTACCTTCAGTACCATCATCATTCATAAACTTGCGATTTTGCAGTTTGCCCTCAACAATAACCCGGGCACCTTTTTTTAAGAACTTTTCGATGAAATTAACCAAATTATCACGAAACACCACAATCCTATGCCAGTCGGTGCGAGTTTGTTGAGCGCCTTTTGAATCAATCCACTTTTCATTGGTGGCAAGATATAAAACTGCGTAGAGAATTTTTTCATCAGTTTCTCTGATCACTGGAGATGCCCCGATATTACCGATGAGTAGAACGCGATTCATGTGTAAGACCTCTTGTGCAGTTGCAAAACACGATAATAAGGCCGCCTGGAATAATTACGCACTCCAGACGGCCGGGGGGAAAGCTTGAACGCCGAAGCATTAAAGCTCGGATTCTCGCAACCACAAATAAAATGACGAGAAATCCTGGTTTTCGTTATGGGATTAGGAGCAACCACTTTTCCCAATAACGAAGGCTGAGCGTACGTCTCACATTTTTCCTGTAAATGTGGATTTTGCACGCAATTCCGTTGTGTTTGTAATGGATCATGCTGATGTACGGACATTAAAATTCTTTCTTCGTGTGACTATAATTAATTATAATCGGCCTCAAACAATCATGTCAATAGAATTTTTAATTTTTAAAAATTAATTATGAACGATCAAAAATCTACGATTCTAATCCATATGCGCGACGAGTTTTGAAGAGCTGCTGATTCTTAAAAAATATTTTGTAAATTATTTACAATGGCAAAGCTAAACCCAAACGATCTAGTTCTAGGATAATATAGTGAGTCCTATGATGCTCGATACCAAAATGTTCAATATGGCGCTGTAGATAGGTATGAGTCAGGGATTCCTGTTTCATCTTAATCCCCAAAAAGGCCAAATCCATATACAGATGACTAAGGTCATCTATTTCTTTTGCA
Protein-coding regions in this window:
- the ssb gene encoding single-stranded DNA-binding protein; the protein is MNRVLLIGNIGASPVIRETDEKILYAVLYLATNEKWIDSKGAQQTRTDWHRIVVFRDNLVNFIEKFLKKGARVIVEGKLQNRKFMNDDGTEGNVSEVIITRKGPGFVTWLHSPLAPVACLQEEAEKKSTHFATNTDDTRYE